In a single window of the Streptacidiphilus sp. P02-A3a genome:
- a CDS encoding 1-hydroxy-2-methyl-2-butenyl 4-diphosphate reductase produces MTAEPQGPLLLACALGAEQWALRPAGRLPGVRLLRTGMGARRAGHSVSAALRQGAYAPRAFLYAGFGAAVGPGPCSGDLVVATEVRDTLGEPVGLPGGRQLADALVRSGLGVHSGPLYTADRIVRGEQRTALHTDGVLCVDMETAAALRALPPGVPVAAVRVIVDTPERELLRPGTLVHGVRAWRVLRAAAPVLAGWRP; encoded by the coding sequence ATGACCGCCGAGCCGCAGGGCCCGCTGCTGCTCGCCTGCGCGCTGGGCGCCGAGCAGTGGGCGCTGCGGCCTGCCGGACGGCTGCCCGGCGTCCGGCTGCTGCGCACCGGCATGGGCGCGCGCCGCGCCGGACACTCCGTCAGCGCGGCGCTGCGCCAGGGGGCGTACGCCCCCCGCGCATTCCTGTACGCGGGCTTCGGGGCGGCGGTCGGTCCCGGCCCCTGTTCCGGAGACCTCGTGGTCGCGACCGAGGTGCGCGATACGCTGGGCGAGCCGGTCGGGCTGCCGGGCGGCCGCCAACTCGCCGACGCCCTGGTCCGCTCCGGCCTCGGCGTCCACAGCGGTCCGCTGTACACGGCCGACCGGATCGTCCGGGGGGAGCAACGAACCGCCCTGCACACCGACGGTGTCCTGTGCGTGGACATGGAGACCGCCGCCGCCCTGCGGGCGCTGCCCCCGGGGGTCCCGGTGGCGGCCGTCCGCGTCATCGTCGACACCCCGGAACGGGAGCTGCTGCGCCCCGGCACGCTGGTCCACGGCGTGCGGGCCTGGCGGGTCCTGCGCGCCGCCGCCCCCGTGCTCGCCGGCTGGCGTCCCTGA
- a CDS encoding SDR family oxidoreductase: MTQQDSGAPDPAAAKVTLVTGASRGIGLAVARALVARGERVVITGRDQASLEQAVKQLGAESALGVAGKSHDEAHRAETVERALEHFGRIDALVNNVGTNPVFGSMLELDLSTARKILDINLVSTLGWVQLVHRAALAEHGGVIVNVSSVGGLGPAPGIGMYGASKAALIQLTQQLAYELAPSVRVNAVAPAVVRTKFAEALFAGHEEQVAQAYPLKRLGVPEDVGSAVAFLLSDEASWITGQTLVLDGGVTLNSGIG, encoded by the coding sequence ATGACCCAACAGGACAGTGGAGCACCGGACCCGGCCGCCGCGAAGGTCACGCTGGTGACCGGCGCGAGCCGGGGCATCGGTCTGGCCGTGGCGCGGGCGCTGGTCGCCCGGGGCGAGCGGGTGGTGATCACCGGCCGGGACCAGGCGAGCCTGGAGCAGGCGGTGAAGCAGCTCGGCGCGGAGTCGGCGCTGGGCGTCGCCGGGAAGAGCCACGACGAGGCGCACCGGGCGGAGACGGTGGAGCGCGCGCTGGAGCACTTCGGCCGGATCGACGCGCTGGTGAACAACGTCGGGACGAACCCGGTGTTCGGCTCGATGCTGGAGCTGGACCTGTCGACGGCCCGCAAGATCCTCGACATCAACCTGGTCTCCACGCTGGGCTGGGTGCAGCTGGTGCACCGGGCGGCGCTGGCCGAGCACGGCGGGGTGATCGTCAACGTCTCCTCGGTGGGCGGGCTCGGCCCGGCGCCGGGGATCGGCATGTACGGGGCGAGCAAGGCGGCGCTGATCCAGCTGACCCAGCAGCTGGCGTACGAGCTCGCGCCCTCGGTGCGGGTGAACGCGGTGGCTCCGGCGGTGGTCCGGACGAAGTTCGCCGAGGCGCTGTTCGCCGGGCACGAGGAGCAGGTCGCCCAGGCCTACCCGCTGAAGCGGCTGGGCGTGCCGGAGGACGTCGGTTCGGCGGTGGCCTTCCTGCTCTCGGACGAGGCGTCCTGGATCACCGGACAGACACTGGTACTTGACGGCGGAGTGACGCTCAACAGCGGGATCGGCTGA
- a CDS encoding acyl-CoA dehydrogenase family protein produces MSTGRGPGGTGQRQPPDLGYSEVEQELRANVRALVAARSPQSAVLARTESAEPVDTGLWRALGAELGVTGLAVPEHLGGAGAGWRETAVVLEELGRATAAVPYLGSCVLATAALLAVGDTELLPGVASGERVAALAVPFATAPGAAFPVGVTATGDGLLRGAVGRVADALTADVLLVPALTAEGSPGLWAVRGAAVDPLVSLDMTRPLADLRFDGVPGRLLARGPDALAALDAALTTGAALLAAEQLGVAEWALETTLGYVRTRHQFGRPVGSFQAVKHRLADLWVAVTQLRAVARYAADTVATGSPDAPVAASVAQAFASQVAVTAAEEAVQLHGGIGFTWEHPAHLYLKRAKSASIALGTADRHRARLAGLVDLPYPVQEQQA; encoded by the coding sequence ATGAGCACAGGGCGAGGCCCGGGCGGAACCGGGCAGCGGCAGCCGCCCGACCTGGGGTACTCCGAGGTCGAGCAGGAGCTGCGGGCGAACGTCCGGGCACTGGTCGCCGCCCGCTCGCCGCAGTCGGCGGTGCTGGCCAGGACCGAGAGCGCGGAGCCGGTGGACACCGGCCTGTGGCGGGCGCTTGGCGCCGAGCTGGGGGTGACCGGGCTGGCCGTGCCCGAGCACCTCGGCGGCGCGGGCGCGGGCTGGCGGGAGACCGCCGTGGTGCTGGAGGAGCTGGGCCGGGCCACCGCGGCCGTCCCGTACCTCGGCAGCTGCGTGCTGGCCACGGCCGCGCTGCTGGCCGTCGGCGACACCGAGCTGCTGCCGGGGGTGGCCTCCGGCGAGCGGGTGGCGGCCCTGGCGGTGCCCTTCGCCACCGCCCCCGGCGCGGCCTTCCCGGTCGGCGTGACCGCGACCGGGGACGGGCTGCTGCGCGGCGCCGTCGGCCGGGTCGCCGACGCGCTGACCGCCGACGTGCTGCTGGTCCCGGCGCTGACCGCCGAGGGCTCCCCCGGGCTGTGGGCGGTGCGGGGCGCGGCGGTCGATCCGCTGGTGTCGCTGGACATGACCCGGCCGCTGGCCGACCTGCGGTTCGACGGCGTGCCCGGGCGGCTGCTGGCGCGGGGACCGGACGCGCTCGCGGCCCTGGACGCCGCGCTGACCACCGGTGCGGCGCTGCTCGCGGCGGAGCAGCTGGGCGTCGCCGAGTGGGCCCTGGAGACCACCCTCGGCTATGTGCGGACCCGGCACCAGTTCGGCCGCCCGGTGGGTTCGTTCCAGGCGGTCAAGCACCGGCTGGCGGACCTCTGGGTGGCGGTCACCCAGCTGCGGGCGGTCGCCCGCTACGCGGCGGACACGGTGGCCACCGGCTCCCCGGACGCCCCGGTCGCGGCCTCGGTGGCGCAGGCCTTCGCCTCGCAGGTGGCGGTGACCGCCGCCGAGGAGGCGGTGCAGCTGCACGGCGGCATCGGCTTCACCTGGGAGCACCCCGCACACCTCTACCTCAAGCGGGCCAAGAGCGCGTCGATCGCGCTCGGCACCGCGGACCGGCACCGGGCCCGACTGGCCGGTCTGGTCGACCTTCCCTACCCCGTACAGGAGCAGCAGGCATGA
- a CDS encoding RNA-binding S4 domain-containing protein yields MAEDETSVRVDAWIWSVRLTKTRALAAAACRGGHVRVNGDRVKPATSVRPGDEVRLREAGRERIVVVTRLVRKRVGAVVAAECFVDNSPPPPPREESVLVGLRDRGAGRPTKRDRRDLERLHGRPER; encoded by the coding sequence ATGGCTGAGGACGAGACGAGCGTACGGGTCGACGCCTGGATCTGGTCGGTACGGCTGACCAAGACCCGCGCCCTGGCCGCTGCCGCCTGCCGGGGCGGGCATGTGCGGGTGAACGGCGACCGGGTCAAGCCCGCCACCTCGGTACGCCCGGGGGACGAGGTCCGGCTGCGCGAGGCCGGGCGCGAGCGGATCGTCGTGGTCACCCGGCTGGTCCGGAAGCGGGTCGGCGCCGTCGTCGCGGCGGAGTGCTTCGTCGACAACAGCCCGCCGCCCCCGCCGCGCGAGGAGAGCGTCCTGGTGGGCCTGCGCGACCGGGGCGCGGGACGCCCCACCAAGCGCGACCGGCGCGACCTGGAGCGGCTCCACGGGCGCCCCGAGCGCTGA
- a CDS encoding phosphatase PAP2 family protein has product MRNQRNEVALLERPQTTGTKWPSEADLRWPPLSRVHKLLIASTAAFYLAVVLAVLTSSRLVALDWWVMMFKPYEHWPAFEQFLNVYVIAGQRGPSSIVVGVWLAWRCLRLRSWRPLLVMGVALVLLNMSVGAVKIGMGRLGPHYAHVAGSNELFLGGGIFPSGHTANAVVTWGIVAYCAVGHRRLGAFLAGFMGISVGLTTLYLGTHWVSDVLAGWAAGALVLLGLPLFEPVIESADARLRAAWALRLGPFGWFRKGTDPAWAPGHSGQRTPAKGSVTGPSKGSAKGSATVSAKGPALPIPSPASASGATRSASVGGATALPRAARGAAGRPANKGPRLIG; this is encoded by the coding sequence GTGCGTAACCAGAGGAATGAGGTCGCCCTACTAGAGCGTCCGCAGACGACAGGGACGAAGTGGCCGAGCGAGGCGGACCTCCGCTGGCCACCGCTCAGCCGCGTCCACAAGCTCCTCATCGCCTCGACGGCGGCCTTCTATCTCGCGGTGGTCCTGGCCGTCCTCACCAGCTCCCGACTGGTCGCGCTCGACTGGTGGGTGATGATGTTCAAGCCGTACGAGCACTGGCCGGCCTTCGAGCAGTTCCTGAACGTCTACGTGATCGCGGGCCAGCGCGGCCCCTCCTCGATCGTGGTCGGGGTCTGGCTGGCCTGGCGCTGCCTGCGGCTGCGCAGCTGGCGTCCGCTGCTGGTGATGGGCGTGGCGCTGGTCCTGCTGAACATGTCGGTGGGCGCGGTCAAGATCGGCATGGGACGGCTCGGCCCGCACTACGCACACGTCGCGGGCTCCAACGAACTCTTCCTCGGCGGCGGCATATTCCCCTCCGGCCACACCGCGAACGCGGTCGTGACCTGGGGAATCGTCGCGTACTGCGCCGTCGGGCACCGCCGCCTGGGCGCCTTCCTCGCGGGTTTCATGGGCATCAGCGTCGGGCTGACCACCCTCTACCTGGGCACGCACTGGGTCAGCGACGTGCTGGCGGGCTGGGCGGCCGGGGCGCTGGTACTGCTGGGGCTGCCGCTGTTCGAGCCGGTGATCGAGAGCGCGGACGCCCGGCTGCGCGCCGCCTGGGCGCTGCGGCTGGGCCCGTTCGGGTGGTTCCGCAAGGGCACCGACCCGGCCTGGGCCCCCGGGCACAGCGGGCAGCGGACCCCCGCGAAGGGTTCCGTGACGGGCCCGTCGAAGGGCTCGGCGAAGGGCTCGGCGACGGTTTCCGCGAAGGGCCCGGCGCTGCCGATCCCGAGCCCGGCGAGCGCCTCCGGCGCGACCCGGAGCGCGTCCGTCGGCGGGGCGACCGCGCTGCCGCGGGCCGCCCGGGGAGCCGCCGGAAGGCCCGCGAACAAGGGCCCCAGGCTCATCGGCTGA
- the ispG gene encoding flavodoxin-dependent (E)-4-hydroxy-3-methylbut-2-enyl-diphosphate synthase yields the protein MTAISLGMPSTPLRPLAVRRKSRQIMVGSVPVGGDAPVSVQSMTTTLTSDVNATLQQIAELTASGCQIVRVACPSQDDADALATIARKSQIPVIADIHFQPKYVFAAIDAGCAAVRVNPGNIRQFDDKVKEIAKAAGDAGVPIRIGVNAGSLDRRLLEKYGRATPEALVESALWECSLFEEHGFRDIKISVKHNDPVVMIAAYRLLAASCDYPLHLGVTEAGPAFQGTIKSAVAFGALLAEGIGDTIRVSLSAPPAEEIKVGNQILESLNLRQRGLEIVSCPSCGRAQVDVYKLAEEVTAGLEGMEVPLRVAVMGCVVNGPGEAREADLGVASGNGKGQIFVKGEVIKTVPESKIVETLIEEALKLAETIQASGAEPGAPTVDVR from the coding sequence ATGACCGCGATCTCGCTGGGAATGCCGTCCACCCCGCTCAGGCCGCTCGCCGTGCGGCGCAAGAGCCGTCAGATCATGGTCGGTTCGGTGCCGGTGGGTGGTGACGCGCCGGTGTCGGTGCAGTCGATGACCACGACGTTGACCTCGGATGTGAACGCGACGTTGCAGCAGATCGCGGAGCTGACGGCGTCGGGTTGCCAGATCGTGCGGGTGGCGTGTCCCTCGCAGGACGACGCGGACGCGTTGGCGACGATCGCGCGCAAGTCGCAGATCCCGGTGATCGCGGACATCCACTTCCAGCCGAAGTACGTGTTCGCGGCGATCGACGCGGGGTGCGCGGCGGTGCGGGTGAACCCGGGGAACATCCGGCAGTTCGACGACAAGGTCAAGGAGATCGCGAAGGCGGCGGGGGACGCCGGGGTGCCGATCCGGATCGGGGTGAACGCGGGTTCGTTGGACCGGCGGCTGCTGGAGAAGTACGGCAGGGCCACGCCGGAGGCGTTGGTGGAGTCGGCGCTGTGGGAGTGCTCGTTGTTCGAGGAGCACGGGTTCCGGGACATCAAGATCTCGGTGAAGCACAACGACCCGGTGGTGATGATCGCGGCGTACCGGTTGCTGGCGGCGTCGTGTGACTACCCGTTGCACCTGGGGGTGACCGAGGCGGGTCCGGCGTTCCAGGGGACGATCAAGTCGGCGGTGGCGTTCGGGGCGTTGCTGGCGGAGGGGATCGGGGACACGATCCGGGTCTCGTTGTCGGCGCCGCCGGCGGAGGAGATCAAGGTGGGGAACCAGATCCTGGAGTCGTTGAACCTGCGGCAGCGGGGTCTGGAGATCGTGTCGTGCCCGTCGTGCGGGCGGGCGCAGGTGGATGTGTACAAGCTGGCGGAGGAGGTCACCGCGGGGCTTGAGGGGATGGAGGTGCCGTTGCGGGTGGCGGTGATGGGGTGTGTGGTGAACGGTCCGGGGGAGGCGCGGGAGGCCGACCTGGGGGTGGCGTCGGGCAACGGCAAGGGTCAGATCTTCGTCAAGGGCGAGGTGATCAAGACGGTGCCGGAGTCGAAGATCGTGGAGACCCTGATCGAGGAGGCCCTGAAGCTGGCAGAAACGATTCAGGCATCCGGCGCGGAGCCCGGCGCCCCGACCGTCGACGTCCGCTGA
- a CDS encoding acyl-CoA dehydrogenase family protein, with amino-acid sequence MSTAPPAGTPTGTPEYLRAAVQRLLAAHDPAHTPAAEFLGARYDAGLAWIHFPVGSGGLGAPRALQQLVNDEFTAAGAPVLDSGRHGIGLGMAAPTLLAFGDEEIRRRFLRPLWTGEEVWCQLFSEPGAGSDLAALATRAVRDGDHWVVDGQKVWTSLAHEAQWAILVTRTDPNVPKHRGMTYFICDMTAPGVEVRPLRQATGEAEFNEVFLTGVRIPDAHRLGAVGDGWRVATTTLMNERVAIGGHAEPREGGLIGLLAGTWRERPELRTPGLHDALLRLWVDAEAARLTGERLRQQLAAGQPGPEGSAAKLAFARLNQQISGLELELLGEEGLLYDDWTFRRPASPSMLQGTPGYRYLRAKGNSIEGGTSEILRGIIAERVLGLPQEIRVDKDVAWKDLPR; translated from the coding sequence ATGAGCACGGCACCACCCGCCGGAACTCCCACCGGCACCCCGGAGTACCTGCGTGCGGCCGTCCAGCGGTTGCTGGCCGCACACGACCCGGCGCACACCCCCGCCGCCGAGTTCCTCGGCGCGCGCTACGACGCCGGACTCGCCTGGATCCACTTCCCGGTCGGCTCCGGCGGCCTCGGCGCGCCACGCGCGCTGCAACAGCTGGTCAACGACGAGTTCACCGCCGCCGGAGCCCCGGTGCTGGACTCCGGACGCCACGGCATCGGCCTCGGCATGGCCGCGCCGACCCTGCTCGCCTTCGGCGACGAGGAGATCCGCCGCCGCTTCCTGCGCCCGCTGTGGACCGGCGAGGAGGTGTGGTGCCAGCTGTTCAGCGAGCCCGGCGCCGGATCCGACCTCGCCGCGCTCGCCACCCGCGCGGTCCGCGACGGCGACCACTGGGTCGTCGACGGACAGAAGGTGTGGACCTCGCTGGCGCACGAGGCGCAGTGGGCGATCCTGGTCACCCGCACCGACCCGAACGTGCCCAAGCACCGGGGCATGACCTACTTCATCTGCGACATGACCGCGCCCGGAGTGGAGGTCAGGCCGCTGCGCCAGGCCACCGGCGAGGCCGAGTTCAACGAGGTCTTCCTGACCGGGGTGCGCATCCCCGACGCCCACCGACTGGGTGCGGTCGGCGACGGCTGGCGGGTGGCCACCACCACGCTGATGAACGAGCGGGTCGCCATCGGCGGCCACGCCGAGCCGCGCGAGGGCGGGCTGATCGGCCTGCTCGCCGGGACCTGGCGGGAGCGGCCGGAGCTGCGCACCCCCGGCCTGCACGACGCGCTGCTGCGGCTGTGGGTGGACGCCGAGGCCGCGCGGCTGACCGGGGAGCGGCTGCGGCAGCAGCTGGCCGCCGGGCAGCCGGGCCCCGAGGGCTCGGCCGCCAAGCTCGCCTTCGCCCGGCTGAACCAGCAGATCTCCGGCCTGGAGCTGGAGCTGCTGGGTGAGGAGGGGCTGCTCTACGACGACTGGACGTTCCGCCGCCCGGCGTCGCCGTCGATGCTCCAGGGCACCCCCGGTTACCGCTACCTGCGGGCCAAGGGCAACTCGATCGAGGGCGGCACCTCGGAGATCCTGCGCGGCATCATCGCCGAGCGGGTGCTCGGGCTGCCCCAGGAGATCCGGGTCGACAAGGACGTCGCGTGGAAGGACCTGCCCCGATGA
- a CDS encoding aspartate aminotransferase family protein has protein sequence MDTTGTTETSGGAAAGGGFDLEALLAERGAERYQLHSQYLNHQLPRMLHTIGFDKVYERAQGAYFYDAEGNDYLDMLAGFGIFALGRHHPVVRQALHQVMDLELADLTRFDCQPLPGLLAEKLLSYTPHLDRVFFGNSGTEAVETALKFARYATGKGRILYCGHAFHGLTTGSLSVNGEGGFKEGFGPMLPDTAVPLGDLAALERELKRGDVAALIVEPIQGKGVLAAPPGYLRAAQELLHRHKALLIVDEVQTGIGRTGDFFAYQHEAGVEPDLVCAAKALSGGYVPVGATLGKAWIFEKVYSSMDRVLVHSASFGSNAQAMAAGLATLHVMEDEQVVANARRVGDLFRERLAELKPKYEMLADVRGRGLMIGIEFGRPQSLKLRTGWAALQAARKGLFAQMVVVPLMQRHRILTQVSGDHLEVIKLIPPLTIGEAEVDRFVDAFVDIMDEAHSGTGLMRDFGKTLIKQAVANR, from the coding sequence ATCGACACGACCGGCACCACCGAGACGTCCGGCGGCGCCGCCGCCGGGGGCGGCTTCGACCTGGAGGCCCTGCTCGCCGAGCGCGGCGCGGAGCGCTACCAGCTGCACAGCCAGTACCTGAACCACCAGCTGCCGCGGATGCTGCACACCATCGGCTTCGACAAGGTGTACGAGCGCGCCCAGGGGGCGTACTTCTACGACGCCGAGGGCAACGACTACCTCGACATGCTGGCCGGGTTCGGCATCTTCGCCCTCGGTCGGCACCACCCGGTGGTGCGGCAGGCGCTGCACCAGGTGATGGACCTGGAGCTGGCCGACCTCACCCGCTTCGACTGCCAGCCGCTGCCCGGGCTGCTCGCCGAGAAGCTGCTCTCGTACACCCCGCACCTGGACCGGGTGTTCTTCGGCAACAGCGGCACCGAGGCGGTCGAGACGGCGCTGAAGTTCGCCCGCTACGCCACCGGCAAGGGCAGGATCCTCTACTGCGGCCACGCCTTCCACGGGCTGACCACCGGCTCGCTCTCGGTCAACGGCGAAGGCGGCTTCAAGGAGGGCTTCGGCCCGATGCTGCCGGACACCGCCGTCCCGCTGGGCGACCTGGCGGCGCTGGAGCGCGAGCTGAAGCGCGGCGACGTGGCCGCGCTGATCGTCGAGCCGATCCAGGGCAAGGGCGTGCTGGCCGCGCCCCCCGGCTACCTGCGGGCCGCGCAGGAGCTGCTGCACCGGCACAAGGCACTGCTGATCGTGGACGAGGTGCAGACCGGTATCGGCCGCACCGGCGACTTCTTCGCCTACCAGCACGAGGCGGGCGTGGAGCCCGACCTGGTCTGCGCGGCCAAGGCGCTGTCCGGTGGCTACGTCCCGGTCGGGGCGACCCTGGGCAAGGCGTGGATCTTCGAGAAGGTCTACTCCTCGATGGACCGGGTGCTGGTGCACTCGGCCAGCTTCGGCTCCAACGCCCAGGCCATGGCGGCGGGCCTGGCCACGCTGCACGTCATGGAGGACGAGCAGGTGGTGGCGAACGCCCGCCGGGTGGGCGACCTGTTCCGGGAGCGGCTGGCCGAGCTCAAGCCCAAGTACGAGATGCTGGCCGACGTGCGCGGCCGGGGGCTGATGATCGGCATCGAGTTCGGCCGCCCGCAGTCGCTGAAGCTGCGCACCGGCTGGGCCGCGCTCCAGGCCGCCCGCAAGGGCCTGTTCGCGCAGATGGTGGTGGTGCCGCTGATGCAGCGGCACCGGATCCTCACCCAGGTCTCCGGTGACCACCTGGAGGTGATCAAGCTGATCCCGCCGCTCACCATCGGCGAGGCCGAGGTGGACCGCTTCGTGGACGCCTTCGTCGACATCATGGACGAGGCGCACAGCGGCACCGGACTGATGCGCGACTTCGGCAAGACCCTGATCAAGCAGGCGGTCGCCAACCGCTGA
- the dxs gene encoding 1-deoxy-D-xylulose-5-phosphate synthase encodes MSLLESIQDPAGLRELPADQLPRLAEEIRDFLIEAVTRTGGHLGPNLGVVELTIALHRVFDSPRDRILFDTGHQSYVHKLLTGRQDFSRLKSRGGLSGYPSRAESEHDVIENSHASTVLGYADGLAKANEIRGLRDRHVVAVIGDGALTGGMAWEALNNIAEAKDRPVIIVVNDNERSYAPTIGGLANHLATLRTTQGYERFLSWGKEALQRTPGLGGPLYEALHGAKKGFKDTFAPQGMFEDLGLKYVGPIDGHDEQAVESALRRARGFGGPVIVHCLTEKGRGYRPAELDEADHFHQVGAIDPVTCEPLTPAGGTSWTSVLGNELVELARRRPELVAITAAMGAPLGLTKFAREFPDRFFDVGIAEQHAAVSAAGMATGGLHPVFVVYATFLNRAFDQVLMDVALHRCGVTFVLDRAGITGTDGASHNGMWDMSILQVVPGLRLAAPRDADQLRAQLAEALEVTDAPTVLRYPKAVVGPPIPAVERIGGVDVLLRTGEPDRAPDLLLVAVGTMAPACLDAAALLTAHGLTATVVDPRWVKPVPAALTELAAGHRMVVTVEDNGRVGGVGAAVAQALRDAEVDVPTRELGIPQEFLDHASRSEILDELGLTGPGIAALCAGFAKAAGAGRPGGDQAAAVHSGFGGGEPA; translated from the coding sequence ATGTCTTTGCTGGAGTCCATCCAAGACCCGGCCGGGCTGCGCGAGCTCCCCGCCGACCAGTTGCCCCGGCTCGCCGAGGAGATCCGAGACTTCCTGATCGAGGCGGTCACCCGGACCGGCGGCCACCTCGGGCCGAACCTGGGCGTGGTCGAGCTGACCATCGCGCTGCACCGGGTGTTCGACTCGCCGAGGGACCGGATCCTCTTCGACACCGGTCACCAGAGCTACGTGCACAAGCTGCTCACCGGCCGCCAGGACTTCAGCCGGCTCAAGTCGCGCGGCGGCCTGTCCGGCTACCCGTCGCGGGCCGAGTCCGAGCACGACGTGATCGAGAACTCGCACGCCTCCACCGTCCTCGGCTACGCCGACGGCCTGGCCAAGGCCAACGAGATCCGCGGCCTGCGGGACCGGCACGTGGTGGCGGTCATCGGTGACGGCGCGCTCACCGGCGGTATGGCCTGGGAGGCGCTGAACAACATCGCCGAGGCCAAGGACCGCCCGGTGATCATCGTGGTCAACGACAACGAGCGCTCGTACGCCCCCACCATCGGCGGCCTGGCCAACCACCTGGCGACGCTGCGCACCACCCAGGGCTACGAGCGCTTCCTGTCCTGGGGCAAGGAGGCGCTGCAGCGGACCCCCGGCCTCGGCGGGCCGCTGTACGAGGCGCTGCACGGCGCGAAGAAGGGCTTCAAGGACACCTTCGCCCCGCAGGGCATGTTCGAGGACCTCGGACTGAAGTACGTCGGCCCGATCGACGGCCACGACGAACAGGCCGTCGAGTCGGCGCTGCGCCGGGCCAGGGGCTTCGGCGGCCCGGTCATCGTGCACTGCCTCACCGAGAAGGGCCGGGGCTACCGTCCCGCCGAACTCGACGAGGCCGACCACTTCCACCAGGTCGGCGCGATCGACCCGGTCACCTGCGAACCGCTGACCCCGGCCGGGGGCACCTCCTGGACCTCGGTGCTCGGCAACGAACTGGTCGAGCTCGCCCGTCGGCGGCCGGAGCTGGTCGCCATCACCGCCGCCATGGGCGCCCCGCTCGGCCTGACCAAGTTCGCCCGGGAGTTCCCCGACCGGTTCTTCGACGTCGGCATTGCCGAGCAGCACGCCGCGGTCAGCGCGGCCGGGATGGCCACCGGCGGGCTGCACCCGGTGTTCGTGGTCTACGCGACCTTCCTGAACCGGGCCTTCGACCAGGTGCTGATGGACGTCGCGCTGCACCGCTGCGGCGTCACCTTCGTGCTCGACCGGGCCGGGATCACCGGGACCGACGGCGCCAGCCACAACGGCATGTGGGACATGTCGATCCTGCAGGTCGTCCCCGGACTGCGGCTGGCCGCCCCGCGCGACGCCGACCAGCTCCGCGCCCAGCTCGCGGAGGCGCTGGAGGTCACCGACGCGCCGACGGTGCTGCGCTACCCGAAGGCCGTGGTCGGCCCGCCGATCCCGGCGGTGGAGCGCATCGGCGGCGTCGACGTGCTGCTGCGCACCGGCGAGCCCGACCGCGCCCCCGACCTGCTGCTGGTCGCCGTCGGCACGATGGCCCCGGCCTGCCTGGACGCCGCCGCGCTGCTCACCGCGCACGGCCTGACCGCGACCGTGGTCGACCCGCGCTGGGTCAAGCCGGTCCCGGCCGCGCTGACCGAACTGGCGGCCGGGCACCGGATGGTGGTCACCGTCGAGGACAACGGCCGGGTCGGCGGCGTCGGCGCGGCCGTCGCCCAGGCGCTGCGGGACGCCGAGGTCGACGTTCCGACGCGCGAGCTCGGCATTCCGCAGGAGTTCCTGGATCATGCCTCCCGCAGTGAGATCCTGGACGAACTCGGCCTGACCGGCCCCGGCATCGCGGCCCTGTGCGCCGGCTTCGCCAAGGCCGCCGGGGCGGGCCGACCGGGAGGCGATCAGGCGGCAGCCGTGCACAGCGGCTTCGGAGGAGGGGAACCAGCGTGA